A stretch of the Tautonia marina genome encodes the following:
- a CDS encoding FG-GAP-like repeat-containing protein, translating into MNVEPTRPRRWVLRVAVGLASVAGLIVVIRWSLTPSDERRWEAIEQAVQRQQWDDAERRLGSWVARHPNDARAWLLRGQALTSLGRDDEAQAALDRIPENDPAWLQAQMGLGTIAMQRHDRIEAERAFRAVMEREPEAIEPKVRLLGLLLIQRRQEEARALLWDVFRQSGDPRQLVSLTNIALEDRHQEIFRDLAGDGDRLRKELEPYLDRSPNDPWLRRGRGLLRLEQGDPAGALADLELANRVMDDDPAVRLALAECRIVLGASDQAIEALGPQPDRPIEQARWWILRGLVEQDRQRDDEAIACFREAVKADPEHLGAHYRLGRALVRAGLDAEAAPILDQAEAIRARMIAMKTLLDDRLGDLRDAEPCVELARLCLASSMPVEARAWFAHASRVDPFHREAQEAIAQLGEVVPEVPRVPRLKHDLVEQPEHAETADQSLSISGARFVDEATSRGLIFPYDSGAQGDLFIADMMGGGVGLIDFDNDGWLDVYLVNGCPLPVDREHPPAPNRLFHNTGDGMFVDVTASAGVGGRGYGMGCAVGDIDTDGFDDLFVTGFGSTVLYHNNGDGTFTDITESAGVGSDRWSTAAGFADLDRDSDLDLFVVTYVEADPSTAPECRDASGRRIHCPPGRFPAQKELLFRNNGDLTFTDVSAEAGVERPDGQALGLAIADFDIDGWLDLFVANDITPDFLLLNRGDLRFEEVGIASGAAFDGAGRATASMGVVADDLDGDGLIDLFHTNFRNEPNTFLRNLGGGQFADATSGSGLDGPSLAVTGFGAVAIDAENNGTLDLFVANGHVFDQPWINQPMAQLPHWYTGKGNGRYQVASPESVGPYFSRAVVGRGVASGDLDNDGRVDLVVVHRDEPASLLHNVSPDPGHWLGVKLIGSASGPLPVGARVVCRAGDRTLTRWQTSGTSYLASSDPRLWFGLGSAEAIEALEVHWPSGTMHRFDDLPVDRIVQIRESDGRIVEAVPGQAP; encoded by the coding sequence ATGAATGTCGAGCCAACACGCCCGCGGCGGTGGGTGCTACGCGTCGCGGTCGGACTGGCGAGCGTGGCCGGGCTGATCGTCGTGATCCGCTGGAGCCTGACCCCCTCGGATGAGCGCCGATGGGAGGCGATTGAGCAGGCCGTGCAGCGGCAGCAATGGGACGACGCCGAGCGTCGGCTCGGCTCGTGGGTCGCTCGGCATCCGAACGACGCGCGAGCCTGGCTCCTGCGAGGGCAAGCGCTGACGAGTCTCGGTCGAGACGACGAGGCCCAGGCGGCCCTCGATCGGATTCCCGAGAACGACCCCGCCTGGCTTCAGGCCCAGATGGGCCTCGGCACGATCGCCATGCAGCGGCACGATCGCATTGAGGCCGAGCGCGCCTTCCGAGCCGTCATGGAGCGCGAACCAGAGGCGATCGAGCCGAAGGTCCGATTGCTCGGTCTGTTGCTCATCCAGCGCAGGCAGGAGGAGGCAAGGGCCTTGCTCTGGGATGTCTTCCGGCAGTCCGGCGACCCTCGCCAACTCGTCTCGCTCACCAACATTGCCCTGGAAGACCGCCATCAGGAAATCTTCCGCGACCTCGCCGGCGACGGCGACCGCCTGCGAAAGGAGCTGGAACCGTACCTTGATCGGTCGCCCAACGATCCCTGGCTGCGGCGAGGTCGGGGGCTTCTCCGCCTGGAGCAAGGGGACCCGGCCGGAGCGTTGGCCGATCTTGAATTGGCGAACCGGGTGATGGACGACGACCCCGCGGTCCGACTGGCCCTGGCCGAGTGCCGGATCGTGCTGGGAGCGTCGGATCAGGCGATCGAGGCCCTCGGCCCTCAGCCCGATCGGCCGATCGAGCAGGCCCGCTGGTGGATTCTCCGCGGCCTGGTTGAGCAGGATCGCCAGCGAGATGATGAGGCGATCGCCTGCTTTCGTGAAGCGGTCAAGGCCGATCCGGAGCACCTGGGCGCCCACTACCGGCTCGGCCGTGCCCTGGTCCGCGCCGGGCTCGACGCCGAGGCCGCTCCGATCCTCGATCAAGCCGAGGCGATCCGGGCTCGCATGATCGCCATGAAAACGCTTCTTGATGATCGGCTCGGCGATCTGAGGGACGCCGAGCCTTGCGTCGAACTCGCCCGCCTTTGCCTCGCATCGAGCATGCCCGTCGAGGCTCGGGCCTGGTTCGCGCACGCCAGCCGCGTCGATCCCTTCCATCGCGAGGCGCAGGAGGCGATTGCCCAGCTTGGCGAGGTGGTGCCCGAGGTTCCTAGAGTTCCTCGGCTGAAGCACGATCTCGTCGAGCAGCCGGAGCATGCCGAGACCGCCGATCAATCCTTGTCGATCTCCGGCGCTCGCTTCGTCGACGAGGCCACGAGCCGGGGGCTCATCTTCCCGTACGACAGTGGGGCTCAGGGGGACCTGTTCATCGCCGACATGATGGGCGGCGGCGTCGGCCTGATCGATTTCGACAACGATGGCTGGCTCGATGTCTACCTCGTCAACGGCTGCCCCTTACCCGTCGATCGGGAGCATCCGCCCGCGCCGAATCGACTGTTTCACAACACGGGTGATGGAATGTTTGTCGATGTGACTGCCTCGGCCGGGGTCGGTGGTCGAGGCTACGGCATGGGATGCGCGGTGGGCGACATCGACACCGACGGCTTTGACGACCTGTTCGTCACCGGGTTCGGCTCGACGGTCCTGTACCACAACAACGGCGACGGGACCTTCACCGACATCACCGAATCGGCCGGAGTTGGCTCCGATCGCTGGAGCACGGCCGCCGGGTTTGCCGACCTGGACCGCGACAGTGATCTCGACCTGTTCGTCGTCACCTACGTCGAGGCCGACCCAAGCACCGCCCCGGAGTGCCGCGATGCCTCGGGCCGTCGCATCCACTGTCCTCCCGGCCGGTTCCCTGCGCAGAAGGAGTTGCTCTTTCGCAACAACGGCGACCTGACCTTCACTGATGTCTCGGCCGAGGCCGGTGTGGAGCGTCCCGACGGTCAGGCGCTCGGCCTGGCGATTGCCGACTTCGACATCGATGGATGGCTCGATCTGTTCGTCGCCAACGACATCACCCCCGACTTTCTCTTGCTCAACCGGGGCGACCTGCGGTTTGAGGAGGTCGGCATTGCATCTGGAGCCGCCTTTGACGGTGCCGGTCGAGCGACGGCCAGCATGGGAGTGGTGGCCGACGACCTCGACGGCGACGGCTTGATCGACCTGTTCCACACCAACTTTCGCAACGAGCCGAACACCTTTTTGCGCAATCTGGGCGGTGGTCAGTTCGCCGACGCAACCTCCGGCTCGGGGCTCGACGGTCCAAGTTTGGCCGTCACCGGCTTCGGCGCCGTGGCCATCGACGCCGAGAACAACGGCACGCTCGATCTGTTTGTTGCCAACGGCCACGTGTTTGATCAACCCTGGATCAACCAGCCGATGGCCCAGCTTCCCCACTGGTACACAGGGAAGGGGAATGGCCGCTATCAGGTGGCAAGCCCTGAGTCAGTGGGCCCGTATTTTTCCCGAGCAGTTGTCGGCCGCGGTGTGGCCAGCGGCGACCTCGACAACGACGGCCGGGTGGACCTTGTGGTCGTGCATCGTGACGAGCCGGCGAGCCTTCTGCACAACGTCTCGCCCGATCCGGGCCACTGGCTCGGCGTGAAGTTGATCGGCTCGGCTTCAGGTCCCTTGCCGGTCGGGGCTCGGGTCGTTTGCCGGGCCGGTGATCGGACCCTCACTCGATGGCAAACCAGCGGCACGAGCTACCTGGCCTCGTCCGACCCCCGCCTCTGGTTTGGCCTCGGATCGGCCGAGGCGATCGAGGCGCTGGAGGTCCACTGGCCGTCGGGAACAATGCACCGCTTCGACGATCTTCCCGTCGATCGCATCGTCCAGATCCGCGAATCGGACGGGCGGATTGTCGAGGCGGTGCCAGGGCAAGCTCCCTGA
- a CDS encoding protein-L-isoaspartate(D-aspartate) O-methyltransferase, translated as MNAPSLATFQPSFVRLLGWLISLGPVLACVPGESGRPPSGDGPPTGGDDEYARQRASMVDRQLHARDIDDPQVLEVMARVPRHEFVPEDYRDLAYADRPLPIEKDQTISQPYIVALMTQLARPQPGDRALDVGTGSGYQAAVLAELVDEVYSIEIHEELADSARARLARLGYRNVEVRHGDGYRGWPEAAPFDLIIVAASPPEIPRPLIAQLAPGGRLILPVGEGFGQELVRIEKAFDGTITRESIAPVSFVPMTGEARHDTDQDR; from the coding sequence ATGAATGCTCCAAGCCTTGCGACCTTCCAACCGTCGTTTGTGAGATTGCTCGGGTGGTTGATCAGCCTGGGACCGGTGCTGGCCTGCGTCCCCGGGGAATCGGGCCGCCCCCCCTCGGGTGACGGCCCGCCCACCGGAGGAGACGACGAGTACGCCCGGCAGCGCGCGAGCATGGTCGATCGCCAGCTCCACGCCCGAGATATCGACGACCCTCAGGTGCTGGAGGTGATGGCCCGAGTCCCCCGCCACGAGTTCGTTCCGGAGGATTATCGTGACCTGGCCTACGCCGATCGACCGTTGCCGATCGAAAAGGATCAGACGATCTCGCAGCCGTACATCGTGGCGCTGATGACCCAGCTCGCCCGCCCGCAACCCGGAGATCGAGCGCTGGATGTCGGCACGGGCTCGGGCTACCAGGCCGCCGTGCTTGCCGAGCTGGTCGATGAGGTCTACAGCATCGAGATTCACGAAGAATTAGCCGATTCGGCCCGAGCACGCCTCGCCCGACTCGGCTACCGCAATGTCGAGGTGCGGCACGGCGACGGGTATCGAGGCTGGCCCGAGGCTGCCCCGTTCGACCTGATCATCGTCGCCGCCTCTCCACCAGAAATTCCCAGGCCCCTGATCGCACAGCTCGCCCCTGGCGGTCGGCTGATTCTTCCGGTCGGGGAAGGGTTCGGCCAGGAGCTGGTTCGAATCGAGAAAGCCTTTGACGGCACGATCACCCGCGAGTCGATCGCCCCCGTCTCCTTCGTTCCCATGACCGGCGAGGCCCGCCACGACACCGATCAGGACCGCTGA